A stretch of Cicer arietinum cultivar CDC Frontier isolate Library 1 chromosome 5, Cicar.CDCFrontier_v2.0, whole genome shotgun sequence DNA encodes these proteins:
- the LOC101509312 gene encoding pentatricopeptide repeat-containing protein At2g30100, chloroplastic yields MASLHGFAPTLKLGFAFSSLFSPKQKHPLVFPSSKRGFSLKFCDGSFKFQNPSFPPTKPNSYMRKKSVELDQFVTSDDEEEEEEEEEEMGDGFLEAIEELERMTREPSDVLEEMNDRLSARELQLVLVYFSQEGRDSWCALEVFDWLRKENRVDKETMELMVAIMCGWVKKLIMEKHGVDDVIDLLVNMNCVGLRPGFSMIEKVISLYWEMGEKDDAVLFVEEVLRRGISSNEDDPEKGGPTGYLAWKMMVEGDYRGAVRLVTRFREAGLKPDIYSYLVAMTAVVKELNELAKALRKLKSFSRAGLITEFDREDVELAEKYQSDLLADGARLSKWVIQDGSPSSIHGIIHERLLAMYICAGRGIEAERQLWEMKLLGKEAVGGLYDMVLAICASQKEAAATARLMIRMEVASSPQKKKSLSWLLRGYIKGGHFNEAAETVMKMLELGFYPDYLDRVAVMQGLRKRIQQYGNLDTYIKLCKSLYEANLIGACVCYLYIRKYKLWVVKMI; encoded by the exons atGGCTTCTTTACATGGTTTTGCTCCAACGTTGAAATTGGGTTTTGCATTTTCATCACTCTTTTCACCAAAACAAAAACACCCTTTGGTTTTCCCTTCATCAAAGAGAGGATTTTCCCTCAAATTCTGTGATGGGTCGTTCAAATTCCAAAACCCTTCATTTCCACCTACAAAACCCAATTCATATATGAGAAAGAAATCGGTGGAACTTGACCAGTTCGTGACAAGCGACGacgaagaagaggaagaagaagaggagGAAGAAATGGGTGATGGGTTCTTAGAAGCAATTGAGGAGCTTGAAAGAATGACAAGGGAACCTTCTGATGTTCTAGAAGAGATGAATGATCGTCTCTCAGCTAGAGAACTTCAACTTGTGTTGGTTTATTTCTCACAAGAGGGAAGAGATTCATGGTGTGCTTTGGAGGTTTTTGATTGGCTTAGGAAAGAGAATAGGGTTGATAAAGAGACTATGGAGTTAATGGTTGCTATCATGTGTGGTTGGGTGAAGAAGTTGATTATGGAAAAACATGGTGTTGATGATGTTATTGACCTTCTTGTGAATATGAATTGTGTTGGTTTGAGACCTGGTTTTAGCATGATTGAGAAGGTTATTTCTTTGTATTGGGAAATGGGGGAGAAGGATGATGCTGTTTTGTTTGTGGAAGAGGTTTTGAGGCGTGGAATTTCTAGTAATGAGGATGATCCTGAAAAAGGAGGGCCAACTGGGTACCTTGCTTGGAAGATGAtg GTTGAAGGTGACTACCGAGGCGCGGTTAGATTGGTAACTCGTTTCAGAGAAGCTGGCCTGAAGCCAGACATCTACAGTTACCTTGTTGCAATGACTGCTGTGGTTAAGGAACTCAACGAGCTCGCCAAAGCTCTACGAAAGTTGAAGAGTTTTTCGAGGGCCGGGCTGATAACTGAGTTCGACCGAGAAGATGTTGAGCTTGCAGAGAAGTACCAATCAGATCTTCTAGCCGACGGAGCGCGATTATCCAAATGGGTAATCCAAGACGGAAGCCCTTCATCAATTCACGGAATCATTCACGAGAGGCTCCTCGCTATGTACATTTGCGCTGGCCGCGGAATCGAGGCCGAGAGACAGTTATGGGAAATGAAGCTTCTAGGTAAAGAAGCTGTTGGAGGTCTGTACGACATGGTTCTCGCAATTTGCGCTTCGCAGAAAGAGGCTGCGGCCACAGCTAGACTGATGATCCGAATGGAAGTCGCGAGCTCGCCGCAGAAGAAGAAAAGTTTGTCATGGTTGTTAAGAGGGTACATTAAAGGTGGACATTTTAATGAAGCTGCAGAGACTGTAATGAAAATGCTTGAATTGGGATTCTATCCTGATTATTTGGATAGAGTTGCTGTTATGCAGGGTTTGAGAAAAAGGATACAGCAATATGGAAATTTAGATACTTATATCAAGCTTTGTAAGTCACTATATGAAGCAAATTTGATTGGAGcttgtgtttgttatttgtatataagaaaatataagcTTTGGGTGGTGAAAATGATATGA
- the LOC101509625 gene encoding ethylene-overproduction protein 1, which translates to MRSLKIAERFKSIQVHALSSSSEKTNGSNKTTVSATKSHNNNNLKKHRTILSWSKNKFNTNNSTSSFSNLVVPLQLLSTDSDTIEPSIEPYLKPINLVETLSELYNRIEFCLQSEKVSLYVELFSVLCGLGDQKLLRRCLRTARQNAEDVMSKVVLSAWLRFERRDDELVGVCSIDCVGYNVLECPKKNLENGFFPCSINDHCQCHEERKDENFNNESVCLFDNEEESDVLFCVGNEEINCVRWRIASLSEPFNAMLYGDFLESKKWKIDFSKNGVSLEGMKALEFYSRTKRLELFTPMIVLELLSFSNRFCCEELKSSCDSHLASIVESVEDALILIEYGLEEKATLLVASCLQMFLRELPNSLHNSKVINLFCSFEAKEKLAMVGCASFLLYYFLSQVSMEESMVSKITMMLLERLKECASQRWEKALAFHQLGCVLLERREYKESQHCFEEAFELGHVYSMAGVARTKHKQGQPYSAYKLISSIIFEYKPNGWMYQERALYNMGKEKCFDLDFATELDPSLSFPYKYRALEKVEEKKIKEGITELDRFLGFKLSPDCLELRAWLYIALEDYDSAVRDIRALLTIEANYITLHGKIQGEYLVQVLSSRIQKKNQAECWMQLYQQWSSVDDVGSLAITHQMLENEPGKSVLEFRQSLLLLRLNCQKAAMRSLRLARNHSSSMQERLIYEGWILYDTGYRDEAVTRADRSIAIQKSFEAFFLKAYVLADTTLDPESSSYVIQLLKEALKCPSDGLRKGQALNNLGSIYVDCGKNELAKECYNNALAIRHTRAHQGLARVYHQKHQRKAAYDEMTMLIEKAESNASAYEKRSEYCDREMAKADLDVATHLDPLRSYPYRYRAAVLMDEQKETEAVEELTKAIKFKPDLQMLHLRAAFYESMGDLSSALMDCKASLCLDPYHAATLDLYQRIQKLKF; encoded by the exons aTGCGCAGTTTGAAGATTGCTGAACGTTTCAAAAGCATTCAAGTGCATGCTCTAAGTTCTTCATCTGAAAAAACCAATGGTAGCAACAAAACCACAGTGTCTGCAACCAAAtctcacaacaacaacaaccttaAAAAACACAGAACCATATTGTCTTGGTCAAAGAACAAATTCAACACAAATAACTCAACCTCATCATTTTCAAACCTTGTTGTTCCTCTTCAACTACTTTCTACTGACAGTGACACCATTGAACCATCCATAGAACCTTACCTTAAACCTATAAACCTTGTAGAGACTTTATCAGAACTCTATAACCGCATAGAGTTTTGTTTACAGTCTGAGAAAGTTTCACTTTATGTTGAACTTTTCTCTGTCTTGTGTGGCTTAGGAGACCAGAAGTTACTAAGAAGATGTCTTAGAACGGCGCGGCAGAACGCCGAGGATGTTATGTCAAAGGTTGTTTTGTCAGCATGGTTAAGGTTTGAAAGAAGAGATGATGAGCTTGTTGGTGTTTGTTCAATTGATTGTGTTGGTTATAATGTTCTTGAGTGTCCAAAGAAGAATTTGGAAAATGGGTTTTTTCCTTGTTCAATTAATGATCATTGTCAATGTCATGAGGAGAGAaaagatgaaaattttaataacGAGAGTGTGTGTTTGTTTGATAATGAGGAAGAAagtgatgttttattttgtgTTGGGAATGAAGAAATCAACTGTGTTAGGTGGAGAATTGCTTCACTTTCAGAACCATTTAATGCAATGCTTTATGGTGATTTTCTTGAGTCCAAAAAGTGGAAgattgatttttcaaaaaatgggGTATCCTTGGAAGGAATGAAAGCACTAGAATTTTACAGCAGGActaaaagattggaactttttACTCCAATGATTGTTTTGGAGCTTCTATCATTTTCAAATAGGTTCTGTTGTGAGGAATTGAAGTCTTCTTGTGATTCTCATTTAGCTTCAATTGTTGAAAGTGTTGAAGATGCATTGATACTTATTGAGTATGGATTAGAAGAAAAAGCAACACTTCTTGTTGCTTCTTGCTTACAAATGTTTCTTAGGGAGCTTCCTAATTCTCTTCATAATTCGAAGGTGATAAATTTGTTTTGCAGTTTTGAGGCAAAGGAAAAGTTGGCTATGGTAGGGTGTGCTTCTTTTTTGTTATACTATTTTCTAAGCCAAGTTTCTATGGAAGAAAGCATGGTATCAAAAATAACAATGATGTTGTTGGAAAGATTGAAAGAATGTGCTTCACAAAGATGGGAAAAGGCACTTGCTTTTCACCAATTAGGGTGTGTACTTCTTGAAAGAAGAGAGTATAAAGAATCTCAACATTGTTTTGAAGAAGCATTTGAATTAGGTCATGTTTATTCTATGGCAGGTGTGGCTAGAACAAAGCACAAACAAGGTCAACCATATTCAGCTTATAAGCTAATTAGTTCAATCATATTTGAGTATAAACCAAATGGGTGGATGTATCAAGAGAGAGCATTGTACAATATGGGAAAAGAAAAGTgttttgatttagattttgcAACTGAACTTGATCCTTCACTTTCATTTCCTTATAAATATAGAGCATTGGAAAAggtggaagaaaagaaaataaaggaaGGAATTACGGAGTTAGATAGGTTTCTTGGATTTAAGCTTTCACCTGATTGTTTAGAATTGAGGGCTTGGTTGTATATTGCATTAGAGGATTATGATAGTGCTGTGAGAGATATTAGAGCATTGTTAACCATTGAGGCTAATTACATAACTTTACATGGGAAGATTCAAGGAGAATATTTGGTTCAAGTTCTAAGTAGTAGAATTCAGAAGAAGAATCAGGCTGAGTGTTGGATGCAATTATACCAACAATGGTCTTCTGTTGATGATGTTGGTTCTTTGGCTATTACTCATCAGATGCTAGAGAATGAACCTGGAAAAAGCGTGCTCGAGTTTCGCCAGTCGCTACTCCTCTTGAG GTTAAACTGTCAAAAGGCTGCCATGCGCAGTTTGCGGTTGGCGAGAAACCATTCTAGCTCAATGCAGGAAAGACTAATTTATGAAGGATGGATTCTATACGATACTGGCTATCGCGACGAGGCTGTTACAAGGGCTGACAGATCCATTGCAATTCAGAAATCTTTTGAAGCCTTTTTTCTAAAAGCATATGTGTTAGCAGATACAACACTGGATCCTGAATCTTCTTCATATGTTATTCAGCTTCTCAAAGAAGCACTTAAATGTCCTTCGGACGGCCTTCGCAAAGGACAA GCATTGAATAACTTAGGGAGTATTTATGTGGATTGTGGTAAAAATGAACTTGCAAAGGAATGCTACAACAATGCACTTGCAATTAGGCACACAAGAGCTCATCAAGGTCTAGCGCGCGTTTATCATCAGAAACATCAACGAAAGGCTGCGTACGATGAGATGACTATGCTAATCGAGAAGGCGGAGAGCAATGCCTCGGCGTATGAGAAACGATCGGAATACTGCGACCGTGAGATGGCAAAGGCTGATCTTGATGTTGCAACACACCTTGATCCTTTAAGGTCATACCCTTATAGATACAGGGCTGCAG TACTGATGGATGAGCAAAAAGAAACAGAAGCTGTAGAAGAACTAACCAAGGCTATAAAATTCAAGCCTGACCTTCAAATGCTACATCTGCGAGCTGCGTTTTACGAGTCGATGGGAGATCTATCTTCTGCTCTTATGGATTGTAAGGCATCTCTTTGCTTAGATCCATACCATGCAGCCACACTTGATTTATATCAAAGGATACAGAAGCTGaagttttaa